A part of Gossypium hirsutum isolate 1008001.06 chromosome A07, Gossypium_hirsutum_v2.1, whole genome shotgun sequence genomic DNA contains:
- the LOC107939365 gene encoding chromatin structure-remodeling complex protein SYD isoform X1 → MICIDNSEWMRNDDYSLSRFEAQARAHRLGQKKDVLVLRFETVQTVEEQVRASAEHKLAVANQSITVGFFDNNTSAEDCREYLGSLLWECKKEEVAPVWDDDAVYWRNSMHLLLLICLCFFFVEKPMMMSNGCLVLEHLV, encoded by the exons ATGATATGCATTGATAACTCAGAATGGATGCGAAACGACGATTATTCTCTGTCTCGATTTGAAGCACAAGCAAGAGCTCATAGGCTAGGCCAGAAGAAGGATGTACTTGTTTTACGTTTTGAAACA GTTCAAACTGTTGAAGAACAAGTCAGAGCTTCTGCTGAACACAAATTGGCAGTTGCTAATCAGAGTATCACTGTCGGTTTCTTCGATAATAATACAAG TGCTGAAGATTGTAGGGAGTATTTAGGGTCCCTCTTGTGGGAGTGTAAGAAAGAGGAAGTTGCTCCCGTGTGGGATGATGATGCAGTTTACTGGAGAAATTCAATGCATTTACTTTTATTGAtctgtttatgttttttttttgttgaaaaaccAATGATGATGAGTAATGGATGTTTGGTTCTGGAACATCTTGTTTGA
- the LOC107939365 gene encoding chromodomain-helicase-DNA-binding protein 3 isoform X2, whose amino-acid sequence MICIDNSEWMRNDDYSLSRFEAQARAHRLGQKKDVLVLRFETVQTVEEQVRASAEHKLAVANQSITVGFFDNNTRNYSSIKHHYCNSCCSQFVESHGYSCWCCFKPINL is encoded by the exons ATGATATGCATTGATAACTCAGAATGGATGCGAAACGACGATTATTCTCTGTCTCGATTTGAAGCACAAGCAAGAGCTCATAGGCTAGGCCAGAAGAAGGATGTACTTGTTTTACGTTTTGAAACA GTTCAAACTGTTGAAGAACAAGTCAGAGCTTCTGCTGAACACAAATTGGCAGTTGCTAATCAGAGTATCACTGTCGGTTTCTTCGATAATAATACAAG GAACTACAGTTCCATCAAACACCACTACTGCAATTCTTGCTGCTCCCAATTTGTCGAATCCCATGGCTACAGTTGTTGGTGCTGCTTCAAACCCATTAACCTATAA